GGTGAAAAAGCATGTTAAAGCCAATCCTAACCGCGGTACTCAAGGCGGCATCGTAGAACAGGAAGCGGCTCTGCATGCTTCTAACGTTGCCATCTGGAACCCCAAGTCGCAGAAAGCGGATCGTGTGGGCTTCCGTTTTGAAGACGGCAAAAAAGTGCGTTTCTTCAAGTCCAACGGCGAAACGCTGTAGGTTTAGGTGACCCATGAGTGATCTGAAAAAGATTTATAAAGACGAAATCGTACCCAAGCTGAAAGAAGAGCTGGGTCTCGGTAACATCATGGAAGTGCCGAAGATCACCAAGATCACCCTGAACATGGGTGTTGGTGAAGCTTCAGCCGACCGTAAGGCGATGGACGGTGCTCTTGCCGACATGACTGCCATTTCCGGTCAGAAGCCCCTGGTAACCAAGGCTCGTAAGTCTGTTGCCGGCTTCAAGATCCGTGAAGGTTGGCCGATCGGCTGCAAGGTAACCTTGCGCAACGATCGCATGTACGAATTCCTGGAACGCCTCGTTTCTGTTGCGATTCCGCGTATTCGTGACTTCCGTGGTTTGAATGCGAAATCCTTCGATGGCCGTGGTAACTACTCCATGGGTCTTCGTGAGCAGATCGTGTTCCCGGAAATCGATTTCGACAAGGTCGACAAGCTGCGTGGTTTGGATATTACCATCACCACCAATGCTAAGACTGACGACCAGGCACGGGCGCTGCTGCGCGCCTTCAACTTCCCGCTGAAGGGCTAAGAGGATTTATCATGGCTAAAGAATCCATGAAAAACCGGGAAGCAAAACGCGCCAAACTGGCTAAGCGTTTTGCCGCCAAGCGTGCAGCGCTTAAGGCGATCATCCAGGATCCCAATGCAGAACCTGAAGCGAAGTGGGATGCCCAGCTTCAGCTGCAAAAATTGCCGCGCGATTCTTCCCCGGTGCGTCAGCGTAACCGCTGTCGCCTGACCGGTCGTCCGCACGGTTACTACCGCAAGTTCGGCCTGAGCCGGATCATGCTGCGTGAAGCAGCTATGCGCGGTGATGTTCCCGGTCTGGTAAAAGCCAGCTGGTAAGCCAAGAGTTAGGTAGCGGAGCGATTGCGGCATGAGCATGCAAGATACCCTGGCGGATATGTTTACCCGTATCCGTAACGCCCAAATGGCAAAGAAAGTACAGGTTGAGATTCCTGCCTCCAAGGCAAAGGAAGCGATTGCCAAGGTACTTCTGTCTGAGGGTTACATTGCTGGTTACAAGATCAGCGAAGACATCAAACCGATTATGACGGTTGATCTGAAGTATTTTGAAGGTAAGCCGGTGATCGAGAAGATCGCTCGCGTTAGCCGTCCTGGTTTGCGTGTTTACAAGAACGCAAACGAGATCCCGAAGGTGAAGGGCGGCCTGGGCGTGATGATCGTATCCACCAACCAGGGCATTATTTCTGACCGCGCAGCACGCAAAGCCAATGTTGGTGGCGAGCTGATCTGCGAAGTGTCCTAACAGAAGCGACGTAGACGGGTTAGGTGCAGCAATGTCTAGAGTAGCAAAAAGTCCGGTAAATCTGCCGCAGGGCGTCGAGATCAAGGTCGACGGCCAGAAAGTTGCCCTGAAGGGTAGCAAGGGCAGCCTGGAGCATGACGTACACGAGCTGGTTGCAGTGTCTGTTGAGGACGGTGTGGTTTCTGTAAAGCCGCACGAAGAATCCCAGAAGGCATGGGCCCTGGCAGGTACCACGCGTGCTCTGTTGAATAACATGGTAACGGGTGTTGCCGAAGGTTTTGAGCGCAAGCTTCAGCTCCTCGGTGTTGGTTACCGTGCACAGGCTCAGGGTAAGGTGCTTAACCTGACTCTCGGTTTCTCCCACCCGGTTGCCTACGAGCTGCCTGAAGGGGTAACTGCTGAAACTCCGAGCCAGACTGAGATCATTATCAAGGGCATTGACAAGCAGCTGGTAGGTCAGGTTGCAGCCAATGTTCGGGCCTTCCGTCCGCCGGAGCCCTATAAGGGCAAAGGGGTGCGCTATGCTGATGAGCAAGTGCGCCGTAAGGAAGCCAAGAAGAAATAATCGTCGAGATTAATGCCATGAAAGACAAAAAAGTTGCACGTCTGCGCAGGGCAAAACGTACTCGCCTGAAGATCCGTGAACTGGGCGAAGTTCGTCTCTGCGTAAATCGTACTCCGCGTCATATCTATGCGCAGGTAATCTCTGCGAATGGTGGCCAGGTACTGGCTTCCGCTAGCACTGTAGAGAAAGATCTGCGTGCTGAAGCTACCGGTAACACTGACGCAGCGGCCAAAGTGGGCCAGCTGATCGCTCAGCGTGCCAAAGAAGCGGGCGTTGAGCGCGTTGCCTTTGACCGTTCCGGTTTTAAATATCACGGTCGCGTAAAGGCGCTGGCTGACGCCGCGCGTGAAAACGGGCTTGAATTCTAAGGGTGCTTGGTTATGTCGAAAGTTGATCCCAACGAAGGTCTGCAGGAAAAGCTGGTTCAGGTAAACCGGGTTGCTAAAGTTGTTAAAGGCGGCCGTATTTTCGGTTTTACCGCGCTGACTGTAGTGGGTGACGGCAAGGGCAAGGTCGGCTTTGGTCGTGGCAAGGCCCGCGAAGTGCCTGCCGCTATCCAGAAAGCCCTGGAAGCTGCTCGCCGCAACATGATTCAGGTGGAGCTGAACGGCACCACCATCCAGCACCCGATGAAGGCCCGTCACGGCGCCTCCAAGGTGTACATGCAGCCGGCCGATGAAGGTACCGGTGTGATTGCCGGCGGTGCGATGCGCGCCGTACTGGAAGTCGCAGGCGTTCAGAACGTACTGGCCAAGTGCTATGGCTCCACCAATCCGGTTAACGTGGTTCGGGCTACCTTTAACGGCCTGAAGTCCATGGCGTCTCCGGAGTCTGTGGCTGCCAAGCGTGGCAAGTCTGTCGAAGACATTCTGAACTAAGCGCAGATAACGGAATCGTTACGATGGCTGAAAAGATCAAGGTTAAGCTGGTTAAGAGCACCAACGGCCGGCTGGAAAAGCATAAGGCCTGTGTGCGCGGTCTCGGTCTGCGCCGCATCGGTCATACCGTTGAAGTAGAAGATACCCCGTCTGTACGCGGCATGATCAACAAGGTCGCGTACATGGTACAGGTAGAGGGAGAATAAGTGATGCGTCTGAATGATCTGCATCCTGCCGAAGGTTCCCGCCCGAGCGCCAAGCGTGTTGGTCGTGGTATCGGTTCCGGCCTGGGCAAGACTGGTGGTCGTGGTCACAAGGGTCAGAAGTCTCGCTCCGGCGGTACGGTGAAGCCCGGCTTTGAAGGTGGTCAGATGCCGCTGCAGCGTCGTGTGCCGAAGTTCGGTTTCACGTCCAAGCTGGCTATGGGTACTGCCGAAGTTCGCCTGGCTGAACTGGCCAAGGTGGAAGGCGACGTTATCGATCTGGCTTCCCTGAAAGCTGCCAATGTCGTTCGTCGTGACATGAAGCGCGCCAAGATTGTTCTTTCTGGCGAAATCAATCGCGCAGTAACCGTTCGTGGTGTGGCCATTACCAAAGGCGCCCGTGAAGCGGTTGAGAAGGCTGGCGGCAAAGTCGAAGAATAAGGCGACGCTCTATGGCGAAGAATCGCGCTCAGACATTGAATGGTGGCGCGCCGAAAGTAGACAGCAACGCGATGCGTGAGCTGTGGCGGCGAATCGGTTTTCTGTTGGGCGCCCTGGTGGTGTTCCGGATCGGGGCACATATCCCGGTCCCGGGCATGAACCCGGATGCGTTGCAACAGATGTTCAACAATAACCGGGACACCATTCTTGGCCTGTTTAACATGTTCTCCGGGGGGTCCCTGGAGCGCATGAGTATCTTTGCGCTGGGCATTATGCCCTACATCACTGCCAGCATCGTGATCCAGCTGATGACGGCAGTGGTACCGACTCTTGAACAGCTTCGTAAGGAAGGTGAGCAAGGCCGGCGCAAGATTACCCAGTACACCCGGTATTTGACCGTGGCACTGGGTGCTATTCAGTCCTTCGGCGTGTGTGCGGGTCTGAAGAGTCAGGGTATTACCCTGCTGCCTGAAGCGGCGACCACCATGCAGGTGGCCAGCTTTTACTTCGTGGCGGTGACGAGTCTTCTTACCGGTACTGTGTTCCTGATGTGGCTGGGTGAGCAAATTACCGAGCGGGGTATTGGCAACGGTATTTCCATGCTGATCTTCGCTTCAATCGTGGCAGGCCTGCCCGGTGCTGTGGCTCAGACTTTTGAGTCTGCACGGACCGGTGATCTTAGCCTGATCATGATGTTGTTTGTGTTCCTGGTGGCACTTGCCGTGATCTTCGGTGTGGTGTTTGTGGAACGTGGACAACGCCGTATTACGGTTAACTATGCACGTCGTCAGCAAGGTCGTCGTGTGTATGCAGCGCAGCAGAGTCATCTGCCGCTGAAGGTGAACATGGCAGGTGTTATCCCGGCTATTTTTGCCAGCTCCATTCTGCTGTTTCCGGCTTCACTGACCCAGTGGTTCAGTGATTCCAACCCGGATTCATGGTGGGGCCAGGCATTACGTAGCGTCAGTGATGCCCTGTTGCCGGGTACTCCGCTGTATGTATTGCTGTTTACCCTGTCAATCGTGTTCTTTTGCTACTTTTATACAGCGCTGGTGTTCAATCCGAAGGATGTCGCTGACAACCTGAAGAAATCCGGCGCCTATATTCCGGGTATCCGCCCGGGCGAGCAGTCCGCTCGCTATATCGATACCGTAATGGGCCGTCTGACCCTGATCGGTGCGGTATACATGACGCTGGTGTGCCTGTTGCCACTGGGTCTGCAAGCTGTTGCCAACGTGCCCTTCTATTTGGGCGGCACCTCTCTGCTGATCGTCGTGGTAGTAGTCATGGACTTCTGGTCGCAGGTTAATTCGCACCTGACGTCCACCCAGTATGAGAAGTTGATGAAGAAAGCCAACCTGAAAGGGTATGGCGGCACCGGACTGGTGCGTTAACGAACGAGGCGAGTGCGATGAAAGTTCAGGCTTCTGTGAAGAAGATCTGCCGTAACTGCAAAGTGATCCGTCGTAAGGGTCGCGTCATGGTGATCTGCAGTGCCGAACCCCGGCACAAGCAGCGCCAGGGTTAAGGTTCAGTCTTCTTTTAAGTGTTTGGTTGAAATTCAGTCGGCGTAGCGCTAGACTCTGCCGCCTTTCGGCGCCATAGAGCCTGGCGCACCCGTTTTGTGAATCGGAGATATTCGGATGGCCCGTATTGCAGGCGTTAACATCCCGGAAAATAAGCACACGGTGATTTCCCTCACCTACATCTTCGGGATCGGTCGTACCCGTGCACAGCAGATCTGTGCCTCGGCCGGTATTGAGGAAACCGCAAAGGTTCGTGACCTGAGCGTTGAGCAACTTGACGTCATTCGTGGCGAGGTAGCCAAGTTCTCTACCGAGGGTGACCTGCGCCGGGAAATCAACATGAACATCAAGCGTCTGATGGACCTCGGTTGCTACCGCGGTATTCGCCATCGTCGCGGCCTGCCGCTCCGCGGTCAGCGCACCAAAACCAATGCTCGGACCCGTAAAGGTCCGCGTAAACCGATTCGCAAGTAAGCTGATACGTCAGCGGCTGGATTTGGATAGGCA
Above is a window of Alcanivorax sediminis DNA encoding:
- the rplX gene encoding 50S ribosomal protein L24, with translation MLKIKRDDEVIVIAGKDKGKRGTVQQVLDNGRVIVGGVNMVKKHVKANPNRGTQGGIVEQEAALHASNVAIWNPKSQKADRVGFRFEDGKKVRFFKSNGETL
- the rplE gene encoding 50S ribosomal protein L5; this encodes MSDLKKIYKDEIVPKLKEELGLGNIMEVPKITKITLNMGVGEASADRKAMDGALADMTAISGQKPLVTKARKSVAGFKIREGWPIGCKVTLRNDRMYEFLERLVSVAIPRIRDFRGLNAKSFDGRGNYSMGLREQIVFPEIDFDKVDKLRGLDITITTNAKTDDQARALLRAFNFPLKG
- the rpsN gene encoding 30S ribosomal protein S14; amino-acid sequence: MAKESMKNREAKRAKLAKRFAAKRAALKAIIQDPNAEPEAKWDAQLQLQKLPRDSSPVRQRNRCRLTGRPHGYYRKFGLSRIMLREAAMRGDVPGLVKASW
- the rpsH gene encoding 30S ribosomal protein S8 yields the protein MSMQDTLADMFTRIRNAQMAKKVQVEIPASKAKEAIAKVLLSEGYIAGYKISEDIKPIMTVDLKYFEGKPVIEKIARVSRPGLRVYKNANEIPKVKGGLGVMIVSTNQGIISDRAARKANVGGELICEVS
- the rplF gene encoding 50S ribosomal protein L6; the protein is MSRVAKSPVNLPQGVEIKVDGQKVALKGSKGSLEHDVHELVAVSVEDGVVSVKPHEESQKAWALAGTTRALLNNMVTGVAEGFERKLQLLGVGYRAQAQGKVLNLTLGFSHPVAYELPEGVTAETPSQTEIIIKGIDKQLVGQVAANVRAFRPPEPYKGKGVRYADEQVRRKEAKKK
- the rplR gene encoding 50S ribosomal protein L18, translating into MKDKKVARLRRAKRTRLKIRELGEVRLCVNRTPRHIYAQVISANGGQVLASASTVEKDLRAEATGNTDAAAKVGQLIAQRAKEAGVERVAFDRSGFKYHGRVKALADAARENGLEF
- the rpsE gene encoding 30S ribosomal protein S5, with product MSKVDPNEGLQEKLVQVNRVAKVVKGGRIFGFTALTVVGDGKGKVGFGRGKAREVPAAIQKALEAARRNMIQVELNGTTIQHPMKARHGASKVYMQPADEGTGVIAGGAMRAVLEVAGVQNVLAKCYGSTNPVNVVRATFNGLKSMASPESVAAKRGKSVEDILN
- the rpmD gene encoding 50S ribosomal protein L30 is translated as MAEKIKVKLVKSTNGRLEKHKACVRGLGLRRIGHTVEVEDTPSVRGMINKVAYMVQVEGE
- the rplO gene encoding 50S ribosomal protein L15, with protein sequence MRLNDLHPAEGSRPSAKRVGRGIGSGLGKTGGRGHKGQKSRSGGTVKPGFEGGQMPLQRRVPKFGFTSKLAMGTAEVRLAELAKVEGDVIDLASLKAANVVRRDMKRAKIVLSGEINRAVTVRGVAITKGAREAVEKAGGKVEE
- the secY gene encoding preprotein translocase subunit SecY, whose translation is MAKNRAQTLNGGAPKVDSNAMRELWRRIGFLLGALVVFRIGAHIPVPGMNPDALQQMFNNNRDTILGLFNMFSGGSLERMSIFALGIMPYITASIVIQLMTAVVPTLEQLRKEGEQGRRKITQYTRYLTVALGAIQSFGVCAGLKSQGITLLPEAATTMQVASFYFVAVTSLLTGTVFLMWLGEQITERGIGNGISMLIFASIVAGLPGAVAQTFESARTGDLSLIMMLFVFLVALAVIFGVVFVERGQRRITVNYARRQQGRRVYAAQQSHLPLKVNMAGVIPAIFASSILLFPASLTQWFSDSNPDSWWGQALRSVSDALLPGTPLYVLLFTLSIVFFCYFYTALVFNPKDVADNLKKSGAYIPGIRPGEQSARYIDTVMGRLTLIGAVYMTLVCLLPLGLQAVANVPFYLGGTSLLIVVVVVMDFWSQVNSHLTSTQYEKLMKKANLKGYGGTGLVR
- the rpmJ gene encoding 50S ribosomal protein L36; translated protein: MKVQASVKKICRNCKVIRRKGRVMVICSAEPRHKQRQG
- the rpsM gene encoding 30S ribosomal protein S13; the protein is MARIAGVNIPENKHTVISLTYIFGIGRTRAQQICASAGIEETAKVRDLSVEQLDVIRGEVAKFSTEGDLRREINMNIKRLMDLGCYRGIRHRRGLPLRGQRTKTNARTRKGPRKPIRK